The Toxorhynchites rutilus septentrionalis strain SRP chromosome 1, ASM2978413v1, whole genome shotgun sequence genome contains the following window.
caaaagttgtttaatagtttttattttactgtgtaaaattttcaaaaggatcggtctactgggcgaatttctacagcgttttttccgtgatgcaatttgatgtgacacaccctttatgtttcccatgctgctttttaagcggtttcatttaactgtttgtatgtttgtaaattttggcggattacatattttctcgaaaccccataaatatgggtatttaatgaaaggacttgactaaatagtaggacacagttatttatgtaaaatggaaatccaagatggcggccgtcaTAAAATGATAGACtactaatttcgtcaaaaccctatcaatatgggtatcaaattaagGGCTTGCcggatcacagttatttatgaaaaattagctgacccggcaaacttcgtcccacccaaaatttgtttgaaatttgttgttatcaatgccttcaaacattcacgttttcttactatgagcaaattcatgggtccaatcgcagaactgttcattgattgatcttctaatcgaccccgttgaatttacaaaactcattattataatatcagattattttcagacacaattctcgttcaagatttttcaaccacttgcaaataacatgtttctccgtgacatagaataaatgttttatacagaaaatatgatagaataaagacagctctaaatcggacagttccttcttcgagttctgatcttatcaacacatccggcaatcctttttttttttggtatagatagaagaagatataggagtgcgtttcatcacattaaaatccatttccagtttcgaacaaatatcaatttcgctagcacaaacatgaaatggactaacagcacttgtcactatgtaattgtagaacatatgggaatttaattttccgaattttcactttttccttcagagttttccgaaaattttcaattgtcatgtttggatggAAAATttatggttgaaatatgtgtaatatttttatgggaccccctctccattccagaggataGTGAGTGTcacaccattatagaaacatttctcatactcaaaaaccctcacatcccaaactgTGCTTGACTAGTTTTAGagttacgcagaaatttgtgtttcatttgtatgacagcccacctttagagagcgggaggaatgtcaaaccaccatagaaatatttattgtatcctaaaacctccacatgccaatgaTTAagtctcgagtaattcagaaatttgtgtttcatttgtatggcagcccctccttagagaaggggtggagagtctaactatcatagaaacatttattgcaccctaaaacctcaatatgcccaatttggtttcatttgcttgattaatttttgagtagggcagaagtttgtgttatgtgatatgtattttttttcagaacccctcaatatgggtatctaatgaaaagacttgactagtagaacatagttatttatgtaaaatggaaatccaagatggcggccgttacaaaatggcagaaaactaatttcgtcaaaaccccatcaatatgggtatcaaatgaaaggacttgactagtagacaacagttatttatgaaaaatgtaaatccaaaatggccgccacctcaacatggcgattttttttttcaaaaccccctcgatatgggtatctaatgaaagtacTTGTGTAGTAGgacacagttttttttatgtagaatggaaatccaatatggcggccgttataaaatgacagactacatattttgccaaaacctcatcaatatgggtatcaaatgaaaggacttgactagtagaacactgttattcgtgaaaaatgtaatccaaaatggcgaccgttacgAAATGATAGACTACTTTTCTTTTGAAAACCCCAttatatgggtatcagatgaacgggcttgactagtaaatcacagttatgtatgataaatccaacccgcatatgggtatcgaatgaaatgatttgactaatataatatagttattcatgaaaacattccattcgaaatattttaaaaacgtttgggatacaaaacggggagaaaactgtgtcattatcgaaaactgctatattctcccgactgataattcgacatgatcaacattatatggatcaagtgaaatcagttctagtgattgtaaaaaagctctgtatgaattgatttcggagctggtaaagcgatctacaaatcttgagtcaaacgaattagtagcctaacaaatactgctagatcttcgcttcaagcagcaaggttttggggataacagaaagtacaactatgcacaccagtcgttggtaaggatgctaaaaatgacatccatggaatacacacctacgaaactaccacaaatcgttgttgatgaagcgctgtcatctgaatgggaggagtttgatgcattggttggcaatcttcgatcctcgcatgatccaaaagctgctgcaacatctattgtagatccacatttgctgagactaaGCGACCGTTTGGTGGAATGGTGGAatggtggaatgaaaggaaatctatctctccgcggctctatcttttttttttgaaaatattatgtattccggcgacttcagtaccacgtgagcgagtttttccgaaagcaagacaagtttgcagtgaaagatgtagtcgactttcatcagataacattgaaaagataatgtttataaataaaagaaataaaaagatcattgtgatggaaatatatcagagaaaaccttcagtaaagaaatatttttactttctcTGCACTGAAtattgttttaaaccttattttttacgtcttccaatctttacatatccgaataaatcaattcttgaaaagagccgtcgagccgctcaaatgagccggctctttacatagagcgcacggctctgagccgctcactgaaatgaaccgttttgcccatctctacctcGGTCGTCCTGTTGTGCCCAGAGCAACGATGTAATTTACGGATCTTTTCCGTTCGATGACTAGGCCAGGAACCCAGGACTTGGCATTTCTGCTATGCTGCTCAACGAAGACCACATCGTCACCATCGAAACTGCGTTTGACAGCTCCATGTCGACGATTGAATCATCTTGTTTGTGGTTTGTGGTTTGTTTGTGGTTCCTTGCAGCTTGAATAACGGAATCAGGTTTACTTAGCAGGTCCAACGTGTTGCGTACCAGTCTCCCTAGGAACGCTTCAGCTGGAGACGTCGATTCCGGAGTATTTGGGTTTGGATCAGAGCAGTACACCGAAAGAAATGTGTACAGATGCTCCAGTGTAGGTGAACTTTCTCCATAACTCAGCTTCTTGAGGCCACGCTTGAGGGAATCGACAAATCGCGCTGCTTAGCCGTTGAACTGCAGGTGGTATGGAGCAGTACGAAGATGGTTGATATCATTTGCATGACAAAATTGCTGGAACCGCTCGCTGGTGAATTGCGTTCCGTTGTCTGAAACCAATGATTCCGGGTTGCCAAAACGAAAAAACGTCTCACGAAGCATGTCCATAGTTGCAGTGGTGTTTATGGATCGACTGCGGAACATTTCTGGCCACTTGGAATCAGCATCCACCATGACGAAACAATAGTATCCATCAATAGGCCCAGCGAAGTCAATATGAACACGTTGCCATGGCCGGACTGAAATGGGCCACGACTCCAGGGTTGCTTTCGTTGGAGACTTCGCTGCTTCAGCACACGCTCTACATATACCATACGACCTTCATTCAGTCAAATCGTGTTTGTTTtgatcgtttattttttttattaatccgattatttttacaggctcagttacataagtttaatggagccaaactcttaactatatttcaactagcatatatcaacatgttgtttccttaattctattttGATCGTTATTCCTTACCGTTTTTATTGTGGATTTCGCACTCAAATATTTTTTACTTAGTGACTGTCCATTGACTGTTTGTTGTGCGAATGTGAAAAAGTTGTCGATATTATCGTTCTTACATTTGTGTTGCAACTGTAGGTGCCTAAAagttttcgttttgttcatcGGACTTATCATCCACTTGTacacaaaaacaataaacattacgGCACCTCTTTGCTGTTCTTGTGTGCTGTGCTGTAAGCCTACCGATAGGCGAATAAGTTTGACGGTTATCATGGAGAAGAATTGTGCAAACTGCTGCCAAATGATAAACGGCATTGAATTCGTCACATGCCGTGGATATTGTGGTGGCATATTCCACTTGCAATGTGCTGGCCTGCCGGTAGTGACACGTGCCCTTCTGGGCTATTTCTCGCCACATCGGAAAAATCTCTTTTGGATGTGCGATGACTGCGCTGAGCTGTTCAGCAATTCCCATCTCCGCTCCATTACTAAGGTAGCAGATGAAAAATCTCCGCTGGTTGCACTCACGGACGCAATCACCAATTTGCAATCGGAAATAAAGCAATTGTCATCTAGGCCCACTTCGTTGACCATGTCACCCGCAGTGAAGCGTTGGCCCTCATTAGAACCTGTTCGAGCTGCCAAACGTCTTCGTGGACCTGATGTCACACAAAAATCGTCTGAATGTCAGTCTGGCTCTAAGCAGATTGGGAATGATGTTGTATCTGTTGCCATCAGGATCCCGATGTAGTCATGCCATCAGGGTCCCGATGTAGTCAAACAGGTCCCCAAAGGAGCAGACATCGGCAACATGACCTTCATTCCGTTCAAAGTCGGGCTTGATCCAGCTTTGAAATCCAAAGCAATGGACCCTTCGTCTTGGCCAGAGGGCATCATGTTCCGTGAGTTCGAGGAGATTACTGTCCAAAAATTTCGGAAACCTCCCGTTGTCAACCTGACGCCAACATCCATCACACCACCGGTAGATGCAATGCAGAATTGATCGATGTTCCAATGCGTTATGATGAGGACGGTGGGAACCCAAGGGTTCCCATCACAGGCGAGTATATCCATTCTATTCTCTCGACCCCAGCACTCAATCAGTCTGTGTTGCAGCATACTTCTACTTCCATCGATGATGCCGTCTGGATTTATTACCAAAATGTAAGAGGATTGAGGACCAAGCTGGACAATATATTTCTCACTTCTCTCGACTGCGGCTATGACGTTATATTGCTGACGGAGACTGGACTAAACGATAGCATCAATTCACTGCAAATTTTCGGATCATCGTACAACGTTTTTCGATGTGATCGATGTTCTCTGAATAGAGACAATCGTAATTTTGGCGGTGTACTGATAGCTGTCGCCAATCGACACGTGAGCACACGCATCGACACGCTTAACGGAAATCGGCTGGAGCAAGTGTGTGTTTCTGCAAATATTCGGGGCCATCGTTTCCTGACATTTACATTCCACCCGATAAAAGCCGGGACGTTGTTTTGATGGAAGATCATATCGCCACCGTCCGTGAACTAAGTGTGTCCGCCAACTCCGAAGCTATCATTCTCGCTTGTGGCGACTATAACCAGCCGCGTTTAGCATGGTCTAACGACGACAACAGCTTACGTCTCGACAACCCGATACTTTTGACTCCGGCGAGCGCAGCGCTGATTGACGGAATGGATTTCTTGAACATGAATCAAATTAATGCACAACTAAATCACCTGCGCCGTACTTTGGATTTGGTTTTTGTATCCGAAGGAAGCCATGCTGAAGTATTGACCGCCGTTGATTCACTAGTGTCCGTAGATCCTAATCACCCTCCTTTGACCATTCGCTTCAACGCACCAGCTAAATCAGTGACTTCGCTTCCAGTGGGAAATGTAGAAGAAAGGAAAATAAATTACCGCAAAATTGATTTTGACAGCCTTTCTGCCCATCTGTCCGGTTCTGATTGGAGTTGTATCTACGATTGTACCAACGTCCATGACATGGCATTCAAATTTTGCGACATCATTCGCCAATGGCTGATTGCGAACGTTCCTTTAAAACGGTGCCCAATTTCACCTCCTTGGAGTACGCCTCTCCTCCGGAGAGCGAAGCGTGTACGCAATCAATGGCAGCGACGTATGCGAACTCATCGATCCAACTTTACAAAAGTCAATTTCAAACATGCAAGCGATGACTACAGGCATCTAAATGCTGCACTCTACAAATCACATGTATTAAGGGTGCAGTTTGGTCTACGTCGTGATCCAAAATCCTTCTGGAACTTCAATCGCAAACGCAAAAACCCAATAGTTTCGTCCAATTTAGTGTATGAAGACAAGGAATCCAGTGATTAAGCCGAAACGTGCGACTTCTTCGCGAGACATTTTGCTTCCGTCTTTCAACCCGAGCCATCTAGCGATTCCGATGCTGAACTGGTTGCGTCTAACATCGTTGCGGATGCAGTATATTTGGATACGTTTGAAATATTACCTGCAATGATCATCCACGCCTCCAAGAAATTGAAGAATTCATTTTCTCCTGGACCGGATGGTATCCCTGCATCTGTCCTCCGTCGCTGCATAATTGCAGTTGTAGAGCCGCTTGCCTTCATTTTCAGACACTCGTTTGAAAGAGGAGTGTTTCCCATGTGCTGGAAAGAATCATATATGTTACCTGTACACAAAAGTGGGGATCGACGTAATGTGaagaactatcgtggaataaccAGCCTCCCCGCTGCATCGAAAATTTTTGAGATTATCGTCAGtgatcaaattctacatgctacTAAGTCCCACATTTCGTCCGATCAGCACGGTTTCATTCCCGGTAGATCCGTAAGTACCAATCTGTTGGAATTCACCAGT
Protein-coding sequences here:
- the LOC129761472 gene encoding uncharacterized protein LOC129761472 translates to MRYDEDGGNPRVPITGEYIHSILSTPALNQSVLQHTSTSIDDAVWIYYQNVRGLRTKLDNIFLTSLDCGYDVILLTETGLNDSINSLQIFGSSYNVFRCDRCSLNRDNRNFGGVLIAVANRHVSTRIDTLNGNRLEQVRDVVLMEDHIATVRELSVSANSEAIILACGDYNQPRLAWSNDDNSLRLDNPILLTPASAALIDGMDFLNMNQINAQLNHLRRTLDLVFVSEGSHAEVLTAVDSLVSVDPNHPPLTIRFNAPAKSVTSLPVGNVEERKINYRKIDFDSLSAHLSGSDWSCIYDCTNVHDMAFKFCDIIRQWLIANVPLKRCPISPPWSTPLLRRAKRVRNQWQRRMRTHRSNFTKVNFKHASDDYRHLNAALYKSHVLRVQFGLRRDPKSFWNFNRKRKNPIVSSNLVYEDKESSD